From a region of the Fischerella sp. JS2 genome:
- a CDS encoding response regulator, whose amino-acid sequence MNKDLPHATLKIFLIDGHEICLSGVLRLLYSQYPHAKIITANTAENVLNQISLLEPDLVIMDIFLPEKQGATARICTGIQLLSELLDKYPKLNIVIQSEHVKKLVRIKSAIDTHKGGFTVADKSLSSKEMLIRVSWALQGLTHIKDIQSIYSELEIKPECLTLLNLAFQEGLQDKAIAENICVSERMVRHYWDKLQEALGIDCQELKNQGKNIRIITQIRAREAGLID is encoded by the coding sequence ATGAACAAAGATTTACCGCACGCTACATTGAAAATATTTTTGATTGATGGTCATGAAATATGCCTGAGTGGAGTACTTAGGTTACTATACTCCCAATACCCACATGCAAAAATAATTACTGCTAACACTGCCGAAAATGTTTTAAATCAAATTTCATTGCTAGAACCTGACCTAGTAATAATGGATATTTTTTTGCCAGAAAAACAGGGAGCAACAGCACGAATTTGTACAGGTATACAATTACTCAGTGAATTACTCGATAAATATCCTAAGCTTAATATTGTAATTCAAAGTGAACATGTGAAAAAATTAGTGCGGATAAAATCTGCAATCGATACACACAAAGGAGGCTTTACAGTTGCTGATAAAAGTCTCTCCAGTAAAGAAATGCTCATTAGAGTTAGTTGGGCATTGCAAGGATTAACTCATATTAAAGATATCCAATCTATCTATTCGGAATTAGAAATCAAACCAGAGTGTTTAACACTTTTAAATCTAGCTTTTCAAGAAGGGTTACAAGATAAAGCTATTGCTGAAAATATCTGTGTTTCAGAACGCATGGTGCGTCACTACTGGGATAAACTTCAAGAAGCTTTAGGCATTGACTGTCAGGAATTAAAAAACCAAGGTAAAAATATCAGAATAATAACTCAGATTCGTGCAAGAGAAGCAGGTTTAATAGACTAA
- a CDS encoding FAD/NAD(P)-binding oxidoreductase, translating into MSSFIQKKTNLLISTETSVIQETQHYQIVIVGGGAAGVTVASQLHAKNSKLDIAILEPKAQHYDQPAWTLVGGGEYSIDDTVKPQASCIPKGVTWIQDYATELNPDENAIITRSGKQVYYDYLVLCAGIQIDWHLIEGLQEALGKGGVCSNYAFEYAPYTWEVIRNFQGGNALFTFPATPIKCGGAPQKIMYMADDAFHRQDVSNKTNVMFCSAVGAIFPVPAYAERLLKVVERRHIQVKFKHNLRAIRAAAKEAVFDVTTDQGTQQVTIPYDMIHVTPPMSAPDFIKTSKLAASTGWVDVDKQTLQHNQYPNVFSLGDASSLPTSKTAAAIRRQAPILVENLLALIYSTSMTGSYNGYTCCPLITGYGKVIMAEFDYSNQPISTFPIDPREERYSMWLVKRHVLPWVYWNRMLKGKQFEGDALKLKGWKQQTTSSTPHKF; encoded by the coding sequence ATGTCATCATTTATTCAAAAAAAAACGAATTTGCTCATAAGTACTGAGACCTCTGTTATTCAAGAAACACAACATTACCAAATAGTTATTGTTGGTGGTGGTGCTGCTGGCGTTACTGTAGCATCTCAGTTGCATGCCAAAAATAGCAAACTCGACATTGCTATCCTGGAGCCGAAAGCTCAACACTATGATCAACCTGCTTGGACTTTGGTAGGAGGAGGTGAATACAGCATAGATGATACAGTCAAACCACAAGCCAGTTGTATTCCCAAAGGCGTAACTTGGATTCAAGACTACGCAACCGAACTAAACCCCGATGAAAATGCCATAATTACCCGTTCTGGTAAACAAGTGTACTATGATTACTTGGTGTTGTGTGCTGGCATTCAAATTGACTGGCATTTAATAGAAGGCTTGCAAGAAGCACTGGGTAAGGGAGGAGTGTGCAGTAATTATGCATTTGAATATGCTCCTTATACCTGGGAAGTGATCCGGAATTTTCAGGGAGGGAATGCTTTATTTACCTTCCCAGCGACACCAATTAAATGTGGTGGCGCTCCTCAAAAAATTATGTATATGGCTGATGATGCTTTTCACCGTCAAGACGTTAGCAACAAAACAAACGTTATGTTTTGCTCTGCGGTGGGTGCAATTTTTCCTGTTCCCGCCTATGCAGAACGATTACTCAAGGTAGTTGAGCGCCGCCATATTCAAGTTAAATTTAAACACAATCTCAGGGCAATTCGGGCAGCAGCCAAAGAAGCGGTATTTGATGTCACTACAGATCAAGGTACACAGCAAGTAACCATTCCCTATGACATGATCCATGTTACACCGCCAATGAGCGCTCCAGATTTTATCAAAACGAGCAAATTGGCAGCGAGTACAGGTTGGGTAGATGTAGATAAACAGACATTGCAGCACAATCAATACCCCAATGTCTTTAGTTTAGGGGATGCTTCTTCCCTACCCACTTCTAAAACTGCTGCTGCTATTCGTCGTCAGGCTCCTATTTTAGTGGAAAATCTTTTGGCCTTAATCTACTCTACCTCAATGACAGGAAGCTACAACGGCTATACTTGCTGTCCGTTAATTACTGGATATGGCAAAGTAATCATGGCAGAGTTTGACTACAGTAACCAACCCATATCTACTTTCCCAATAGATCCCAGAGAGGAACGTTATAGTATGTGGTTGGTGAAGCGTCATGTTTTACCTTGGGTTTACTGGAATCGGATGTTAAAAGGTAAGCAGTTTGAAGGTGATGCGTTGAAGTTGAAAGGGTGGAAACAACAGACTACTAGTAGTACTCCACATAAGTTCTAA
- a CDS encoding SGNH/GDSL hydrolase family protein: MRRWWLTNLSVVVAFMVLEVIGKSSFNGTALGVNKSNKPLLIAQNYTRTRIMPLGDSITGGEGGQNSYRRLLWFYLLNAGYSVDFVGSLRVNCGRTPSLPDFDLDNEGHCGWRADQILAGIDEWASKTRPDVVLIHLGTNDLGSGETPESTIEDIRGIIQKLRYYNPYVKILLAEIIPSCGSLERKALFNAQIPTLANQTNTYQSPVIVVDQYTGFYLSDTFDGCHPNDNGESKMANRWLEALKKVL, translated from the coding sequence ATGCGTCGTTGGTGGTTGACAAATTTAAGCGTTGTCGTGGCGTTTATGGTGTTAGAAGTAATAGGTAAGAGTAGTTTCAATGGGACAGCATTGGGTGTTAACAAAAGTAACAAACCACTTTTAATTGCACAAAATTATACTCGTACCCGAATCATGCCTCTTGGTGACTCAATTACTGGAGGAGAGGGAGGTCAAAACAGCTATCGTCGCTTACTTTGGTTTTACTTACTCAATGCAGGTTATAGTGTTGATTTTGTTGGTTCACTCCGAGTTAATTGTGGCAGAACTCCTTCTTTGCCGGATTTTGATTTAGACAATGAGGGTCATTGTGGTTGGCGGGCCGATCAGATACTTGCTGGGATTGACGAGTGGGCAAGCAAAACTCGACCAGATGTCGTGCTGATTCATCTAGGAACAAATGACCTTGGTAGCGGAGAAACCCCAGAAAGTACAATCGAGGATATACGTGGAATCATTCAAAAGCTTCGATACTACAACCCATATGTAAAGATACTGTTGGCTGAAATTATTCCATCCTGTGGAAGTTTGGAGCGTAAAGCATTATTTAATGCACAAATCCCAACTCTTGCCAACCAAACCAATACATATCAATCGCCTGTTATAGTCGTTGATCAGTATACTGGTTTTTATCTTTCTGATACTTTCGATGGGTGTCATCCTAATGATAATGGTGAATCGAAAATGGCTAACCGTTGGTTAGAGGCTCTCAAAAAGGTGCTTTAG